The window CTATATTTTTAATAGAAAAAGGGATGGAATGTGCCCGTTTGAACAATTGTCTATCGGGAAATCCCCCGACGAATTTTATAAATCGATTATCAGCTGAGATTTATGCAAAAAAACGGATGATAAAATGGATGAACCCATCTTCCAAAAAACCGATGGTAACATCGAAAATTATATTGTCTCTCTCCGTTCACTCCTTTATAACCTGGAGTCCCCTTTCCGAAAAGGTGACTCGGTTGCCATCAAGCTTCACTGGGGAGAAAAGGGGAATACAAGTTATCTGCATCCACGGTACGCCAGAGAAATCGTAGAGTGGCTAAAGGAGCATGAAACAATTCCTCTCATTTTCGATACTACCGCCCTCTATTCAGGCGGCCGTCGCACGGGAAAAGACTCACTTAAAACAGCAGCAGAACATGGCTTTACAGAGGAGTACCTTGGCTGCCCGGTCGCGATAGGGGATGGAATGGACGGCAAAAATGTAATCGACATAGATGCACGGTTCAAGCATTTTGAAACTGTACAGGTTGCCGAGCTTTTGGAAAAGGTGGACGGGTTTTTTATTTTTTCCCATTTTAAGGGACATATGGTTGCCGGATTCGGGGGTGCCATAAAAAATATCTCCATGGGATTCGCCTCACGGGCACAGAAACAGAGGATGCACTCTGATGCGCATCCCGTTTTGAACAGGGAAGAGTGTACCAGATGCGGCATTTGCGTCGATTCCTGCCCCACCGGTGCTGCAACAATCTCCGGGGATGAATATCCTGAATATGACTTAGAGAAATGCATCGGATGCGCTCAGTGCATTGCACTATGCCCTCAACTCGCGCTAAAAATTTTCTGGAATACTGACGAAAAGGTCTTTCAGGAAAAACTGGTTGAAACAGCCGCGGCAGTGTGGAAGCGTATCAAGGACAGGACCCTGCTGGTAAATTCCCTCCTTACAATAACTGCCGACTGCGATTGCATGCCCGGGCATAATCCTAAAATAGCCGAAGACCTGGGTTTCCTGGGAGGGTACCATCCTGTACTCTTAGATAGAAAATCGATGGAACGTATAGAAGAAGAACCCTTCAACAAGACATATCCTCATGTTCCATGGAAAAGACAGTTTGAGTATGCTGAAGAGATCGGTTTTATTTGAGGGGATACTATCTCTATGTATTTTTAACAGAGAACACGCCGTCAAAACACTTCAGACACAAACCTTCTCTCGGAATCAAAAGGGCCGAAACAAAGGCATCAATCGTGTTATACTTAACGGAGTCTGCATCTATCTGTTTTGCTATCCATGCCTCCATCTTCTTCAGATCGTCCATAGAGGTAATATGTCCCGTTTTCATATAATGCCGGGCGACCAACTCTTCATAAGAGCGGGTCGATATACCGTAATCGCATGGGTACATCAGAGGGGGACAGGCAATACGTACATGCACCTCTTTGGCGCCTGCCTCCTTTAAATCTCTCACCTTGTTCAAAATTTGAGTTCCCCGAACGATTGAGTCATCACACAGAACAATCTTTTTCCCTTTAACTGCATAGGGAAGCACAGACAGCTTTCGCTCTGCCATCTTTTCGCGGGCAAGCTGTGTTGCCTGCATATAACTGCGATCGGCATAGCGATGATAGAGAAACACTTCCTGGTAATTAATCTTAGAGCGTTTGTGATATCCGAGTGCGTGGCCTATCCCCGACATTGGAACGGGTGCAACAAGATCAGCCGTCAAATCCCCTTCGTCCATATCTCTTTGGGCAAGGGTTTCACCCAAATTGCTTCGAGCCTCCTGTACATAAACACCATCTATAATGGAATCAATGCTCGCCGTATATGCCCACTCGAAAGCGCAATGTGCACTGCGTGGCGAATCCACCTGCCCCACGGTTTGAAACCCTTTGTGGTCTATAAGGACGATCTCACCGGGACGTACATCCCGAAAAACCTCCATGCCCAGATTCTTGATGGCACGGGATTCGGAGCTTACCGCATACCGTTCAGAATCCATACCCAGCATAAGCGGTCGAACTCCATAAATATCACGAGCCGCATAGATTCCGTCTTTGGTTAAAACCACCAGTGAGTAGGAACCTTTGATCTTCTCGGCAAGTGCACTAATGCCGCTGACAATATCGGGTTTTTCTATGATAATCTTGGAAATTATCTCTATGTCGTAACCTTTGTAAAAAGAGATTCCCTGACTCATTATTTCTTTCATCAGGTCATCAGCGTTAATAACTTTACCGCTGAAAGCGACGGCAATCCCCCCGAGTCTGGTCTGCCACTTCATCGGTTGTCTTTCCCAGAGGCTTACATGCCCTATACCCCAATTGCCATTTAAACTTTTTAATTCTTCATCGGTAAAGGTATTAATAACCTTGCCGTGGTGAGTGACGTGATTTATTTCCTGACCGAAAGATGCTTCATCTTCATATTCCTGTTCCTTCAGTTTAAGGAAATCAATCTGGGTTGCCTTCTTGACATCCGGATCAAAAGTAGAAATTCCGCAATATTCCTGTCCACGATGTTGAAGGAAATCAATCCCCCGGTAAATATCGTAAACACACTCTCTTTTTGAATATAAACCGAAAACACCACAGTTTTCTTGTACTAACTTCATGGCCCAACTCTTCTCTTCGTTAATATCTATACGGTACTTTTAAAAAAATAAAATGCGGCTACCCAAAAGAGCCGCAATATCATTGACTGCCTTTATGGCAAGATACAAAAATTTACTTTTTTATAGATGAGGAAGTATAGGAAAATGACTCCTGTGTCAATGAGAAAGTCTCTTTATGAAATATATAAAAAGCGTGTATACATTAGATGATAAACTTTGCACGAGGGCATCCCTGCTGTTTCATAAAAGAATCATCTTCCCCAAAATAGACATTGACCCTTCCAACACAGTAGGATAGGCGTCCCGCCTGTCCATAATGGTGAATCGCTTAGACAGCCGAGACGGCTGTCCTACGGGATGGGGAGGACAGTCTTTATTTTCAATGTCTATTTTAGGGATCTTTAAATGCTTCTAAATTCTGAGCATCTATGATAAAAAATAGACAGGTGTTCAGAAATCAGTTTTCAGCAAAACGGTAGACGCTGATCGTCTATTCCTTATCCTT is drawn from Syntrophales bacterium and contains these coding sequences:
- a CDS encoding DUF362 domain-containing protein, which encodes MDEPIFQKTDGNIENYIVSLRSLLYNLESPFRKGDSVAIKLHWGEKGNTSYLHPRYAREIVEWLKEHETIPLIFDTTALYSGGRRTGKDSLKTAAEHGFTEEYLGCPVAIGDGMDGKNVIDIDARFKHFETVQVAELLEKVDGFFIFSHFKGHMVAGFGGAIKNISMGFASRAQKQRMHSDAHPVLNREECTRCGICVDSCPTGAATISGDEYPEYDLEKCIGCAQCIALCPQLALKIFWNTDEKVFQEKLVETAAAVWKRIKDRTLLVNSLLTITADCDCMPGHNPKIAEDLGFLGGYHPVLLDRKSMERIEEEPFNKTYPHVPWKRQFEYAEEIGFI
- a CDS encoding amidophosphoribosyltransferase, which codes for MKLVQENCGVFGLYSKRECVYDIYRGIDFLQHRGQEYCGISTFDPDVKKATQIDFLKLKEQEYEDEASFGQEINHVTHHGKVINTFTDEELKSLNGNWGIGHVSLWERQPMKWQTRLGGIAVAFSGKVINADDLMKEIMSQGISFYKGYDIEIISKIIIEKPDIVSGISALAEKIKGSYSLVVLTKDGIYAARDIYGVRPLMLGMDSERYAVSSESRAIKNLGMEVFRDVRPGEIVLIDHKGFQTVGQVDSPRSAHCAFEWAYTASIDSIIDGVYVQEARSNLGETLAQRDMDEGDLTADLVAPVPMSGIGHALGYHKRSKINYQEVFLYHRYADRSYMQATQLAREKMAERKLSVLPYAVKGKKIVLCDDSIVRGTQILNKVRDLKEAGAKEVHVRIACPPLMYPCDYGISTRSYEELVARHYMKTGHITSMDDLKKMEAWIAKQIDADSVKYNTIDAFVSALLIPREGLCLKCFDGVFSVKNT